The region TACCGGTGCCCCTCTGCCGGGCCGAACCCCTCGCCGATGGACTGCAGGCTGCCGCCGGCGCAGAACGCCCGGCCCCGCCCCGTGATGATCACGGCCCGGATCTCCGGGTTCTGCCTGATCTCCGGCAGCACCCGGCTCAGGTCGGCCACCAGCTCGGGCGTGAGGGCGTTCAGCACGTGCTCCTGGTTGAACGCGACCGTGGCAATGGGCCCCGACACCGCAAACTCCAGCGCCTTGTAGCTCACGAGCCACCCTCCCGTTGCGTATGGTTATTGTCATTACCCGAACATTCTGTACTACCGCATCAATTCGTGACAAAGGGTGCAGTCTCCTCCCTCCCCGGCTCCCTTGCTGCTCGGGCTTGACGGCACGGCGCGGTGCGACTGCCTGCTCAACGGAGGCGCGCGGGTCATCGCAAACAATTTGGCTATGCATTCGAACTCGTCAGCATGTTCCCTGAGTCATCAAGTCGGGGAGGGAGATGCGCATGAGACCCGTGCAGGACGTAACGAACACCGGCAGGGCGGGCGGCGTGAGGGGCGCGTCGGGTGCGGCCGTCCGGGCCCTCGCCATCGGCACAGGCCTGGTCATCTGGCTGTTTGTCGCCATGTTCCCTGTGGCGTACGCCACCGCGGCGGTCCCCAGCCCCCTTCGGCTCAGGCTGGTCACCGCCGCCATGGCCCCCATCTGGCTTGCGGCCGGCGCCTGGATCCGCCGGCGCTACGGCGCGGCATTCCAGGGCCCGCTGGTGGCGGGATCCGCCGTCCTGGCGCTGCTGCTGCTCGGCCTCCGGCTTCTCGGGGACGCCCTGGGCGTTCCGTACAACGAAGTCGCGTTCGGCTGGCCGGGCCTGCTGCTGGCCCTGACGATGCCGCCCCTGGGCGGGGCGCTGGGCGCCCGTCTCCCGGCCCCGCGGGAGATGCGGCTGGCTACAGAGGGAAAGATGGCGCTCGCCGCCGCCGTGCTGTGGGCGGGCCTTGAGTTCGGGCTGAGGCGCCAGCTGGCCCTCGTGTTCTTCCAGCTCACCGGCAGCCCTCCGGGTGGGGGGGTGCTGGCGATGCTGGTCAGCTTCCCGCTGCTCGCCCTGGCGGTCACCGGCCTGGGGGCCACGCTTGGCATCGGGCGCGGGCGCTGGGAGTTGCGGTGGGACCGGTCCGCCCTGTTGGCCGGCCTCGCAGGCGGTGCGGTGGTGCTGGCCCTGATCTCGGCCGCCAGCTGGGTCGACCGGCACCTCTTCGGCCAGGCGGCGACCTCTCTCGTCGCCGACTCTGGCAGCGCCGCCCTCCCGCTCTGGGTGGCTGCGCTCTTCCTGGTGACTAACGGGCTGGTGGTGCCGGTCGCCGAGGAACTGGCCTGGCGCGGGGTCATCCAGACCGGCTTCGGGCAGGCGCTGGGCCCCCTGCGCGGCCTGCTGGTCACTGCGGTGCTGTTCGCCCTGAAGCACGTGATCGTAGACTGGTCGGCCGCGCGGCTGACCACGCTGCTGGCGCTCAGCCTGGTCCTCGGCGTCGTCCGCTGGCGCCGGGGAACCGGGGCCAGCACCGTAACCCACGTGGTGATGAACACGGTAGCCTCGGCCCCGATCCTGATCGCCTCGCTGGGGGAATGACGGCGAGCCGGTCCGCCCGGGTACATGCGCCGCACGCGTCGAGGTCCTGCGCACGCCGCGCAGGACCTCGAAGCACCTGGAAGCGACCCATCTTGCGCGGCACGGCGCGTCCGATCCATACTTATAACCGTGAATATTCATGGGCAAGAGGAGGGTGACCAGGTTGCGTGGGCTGGCCGTCGTATGCGCAGTGCTGACCGTGCTGACACTCAGCGCTCCCGGGACCGCCGGGGCCGCTGAGCCCGTCCCGGCCGCGCCGCGCCCGGCGGCAGAGCAGCCGCTGGCACGCCGGATCGGGCAGGCCGTCCGTCAGGCGATGGCGGGCTTTTCCGGCGAGTACAGCGTCGCGCTGGAGGACCTCTCCACGGGGCAGCGGTGGCTGTACAACGCAGACAGGCTCTACCACCCGGCCAGCACGCTGAAGGTGGCGGTCGCGCTCTACGCCCTGGAGCAGTACCGCACGGGGACGATCGGCTGGCAGGACCTCGTCGAGTACACCGAGGACGACTTCGAGGACCCCGCGGGCCTCTTCGCAGAGGCGGAGTTCGGGGCGTCCTACCCCGTCGGAGACCTGGTGGACCAGTCCCTCAAGCACAGCAGCAACATCGCCGTCAACATGCTGGGCCGCCGCCTCGGGTGGGGCAACATCGAGCGCTGGACCGCCAGCATCGGCGGCCCCCTGACCCATGAGAACCGCCTGCCGCGCGCCAGCGCCCTGTCCGTGCTGCAGTGGTGGCACCACCTCGACCGGCTGGCGCACGAGGACCCGGCGTACGCCGAGCTGCTCCTCGAACCCCTGCGGGATGCAACCTACCGGGGGCGGATCACCGCAGGCCTGCCGGCGGGCGTGCCCCACCTGCACAAGTACGGGTCCTACGACGGCAACTACCACGACAGCGGCATCGTCTACGCGGACACGCCCTACGCCCTGGTCGTGCTCACCGAAGGGGCGCCGGTGAGCGAGGCGGACAGGGCGATCGCCCGCCTCTCCACGGCGGTCTACCAGGCCATGACCGGGCGCCTCTGGATCGAGCCGGTCAGGGCCCCAATCATCGAGTGCCTCCTGCATCAGTTCGGGATGGCCGCGTACTGACGCCTCACCCGCCGAACGCCGCGGCTATCCCGGAAGGATGGCGACCTCAAGCCCTTCCGCCTTCCCGGTGAGGAAGCGGAGCAGCGCGAGCCCCTCGGCCCAGAGCGCTTCCCTGGCCTCGGCGGGAAGCGGCCTGAAGGGCTCCAGTGTCAGCCGCGCCCGCCTGTCGGAGTCCTCCCACCGCCAGAGGCCGGCGACCTTCCCGTCGACCAGGAAGGTGGGCTGGACCCGCCCGCCGCTCAGGATCACGTGCTTCCGGAGCTCCTCGGGCAGCACCCGGGGCCGGTCCCGGTGCGAGAGCAGCAGGTTGTCCCAGACCGGCAGGAACCGTGGCGGCGCCGGGGTGGCGGAGAGGCCTGCCCAGCCAGGGCGTTGAGGCCGGCCAGCCGCTCCACCATGCGCTCCACGGGAAGGGCGGCACGCGC is a window of Symbiobacterium terraclitae DNA encoding:
- a CDS encoding CPBP family intramembrane glutamic endopeptidase; this encodes MRPVQDVTNTGRAGGVRGASGAAVRALAIGTGLVIWLFVAMFPVAYATAAVPSPLRLRLVTAAMAPIWLAAGAWIRRRYGAAFQGPLVAGSAVLALLLLGLRLLGDALGVPYNEVAFGWPGLLLALTMPPLGGALGARLPAPREMRLATEGKMALAAAVLWAGLEFGLRRQLALVFFQLTGSPPGGGVLAMLVSFPLLALAVTGLGATLGIGRGRWELRWDRSALLAGLAGGAVVLALISAASWVDRHLFGQAATSLVADSGSAALPLWVAALFLVTNGLVVPVAEELAWRGVIQTGFGQALGPLRGLLVTAVLFALKHVIVDWSAARLTTLLALSLVLGVVRWRRGTGASTVTHVVMNTVASAPILIASLGE
- a CDS encoding serine hydrolase, which translates into the protein MTRLRGLAVVCAVLTVLTLSAPGTAGAAEPVPAAPRPAAEQPLARRIGQAVRQAMAGFSGEYSVALEDLSTGQRWLYNADRLYHPASTLKVAVALYALEQYRTGTIGWQDLVEYTEDDFEDPAGLFAEAEFGASYPVGDLVDQSLKHSSNIAVNMLGRRLGWGNIERWTASIGGPLTHENRLPRASALSVLQWWHHLDRLAHEDPAYAELLLEPLRDATYRGRITAGLPAGVPHLHKYGSYDGNYHDSGIVYADTPYALVVLTEGAPVSEADRAIARLSTAVYQAMTGRLWIEPVRAPIIECLLHQFGMAAY
- a CDS encoding DNA glycosylase AlkZ-like family protein → MRGIRHDRTIPQEQRPSPADGGAPEPRPAGAAAPAGACRPSRGAHGGAAGRPQRPGWAGLSATPAPPRFLPVWDNLLLSHRDRPRVLPEELRKHVILSGGRVQPTFLVDGKVAGLWRWEDSDRRARLTLEPFRPLPAEAREALWAEGLALLRFLTGKAEGLEVAILPG